A stretch of Halosimplex halophilum DNA encodes these proteins:
- a CDS encoding lactonase family protein: MSAADGPDRDDPPDTAHLALVCSTAGDGDSGVYAYGYDAESGTLSALATTPVEHPMYLAVHPQEDRVYVADRTDGGTVTAFAADRTDGSLDRRADRSSEGVGPCYVSVDPAGRYAFVANYGGGTAAMYPLDDAGDLGPACDVVHHEGSGPVADRQAEPHPHSAVPGPDGRYLYVPDLGTDEVAVYRIDADDDRLRPAEPAAVALPPGTGPRHLAFDDAGEYGYLVGELDSTVAALSRDAATGALEPVASASTLPETAGGAENSPADVHVHPAGWVYVSNRGHRSIAVFEATGGDLRPLDRAATGGANPRDFAVAPDGRHLLVENRDGHEVVTFAVGADGRLAERARCDVPKPTCLGFLARE, translated from the coding sequence ATGAGCGCCGCCGACGGACCCGACCGCGACGACCCGCCCGACACCGCCCACCTCGCGCTCGTCTGCTCGACGGCTGGCGACGGCGACTCGGGCGTCTACGCGTACGGCTACGACGCCGAGTCGGGGACCCTCTCCGCGCTGGCGACCACGCCCGTCGAACACCCGATGTACCTCGCCGTTCACCCCCAGGAGGACCGCGTGTACGTCGCCGACCGGACCGACGGCGGGACGGTGACGGCGTTCGCCGCCGACCGGACCGACGGGTCGCTCGACCGCCGCGCCGACCGGTCGAGCGAGGGCGTCGGCCCCTGCTACGTGAGCGTCGACCCGGCGGGCCGCTACGCCTTCGTCGCCAACTACGGGGGCGGAACTGCGGCGATGTACCCCCTCGACGACGCTGGCGACCTCGGCCCGGCCTGTGACGTGGTTCACCACGAGGGGAGCGGGCCGGTCGCCGACCGCCAGGCCGAGCCGCACCCCCACTCGGCCGTGCCGGGGCCCGACGGCCGGTACCTCTACGTGCCCGACCTGGGGACCGACGAGGTGGCGGTCTACCGGATCGACGCCGACGACGACCGGCTCCGCCCGGCCGAGCCGGCGGCCGTGGCCCTGCCGCCCGGCACGGGACCGCGCCACCTCGCGTTCGACGACGCCGGCGAGTACGGCTACCTGGTCGGCGAACTCGACTCCACGGTCGCCGCGCTCTCGCGTGACGCGGCGACCGGCGCGCTGGAACCCGTCGCGAGCGCGAGCACGCTTCCGGAGACGGCCGGAGGGGCCGAGAACTCGCCGGCCGACGTGCACGTCCACCCGGCCGGGTGGGTGTACGTCTCGAATCGCGGTCACCGGAGCATCGCCGTCTTCGAGGCGACCGGTGGGGACCTCCGACCGCTCGACCGCGCGGCGACGGGCGGCGCGAACCCGCGGGACTTCGCCGTCGCGCCCGACGGGCGCCACCTCCTCGTCGAGAACCGGGACGGCCACGAGGTCGTCACCTTCGCGGTCGGGGCGGACGGCCGGCTGGCCGAGCGGGCCCGCTGCGACGTGCCCAAGCCGACCTGTCTCGGGTTCCTGGCCCGGGAGTGA
- a CDS encoding ABC transporter permease, whose amino-acid sequence MTDDNRPDRTDHAEALESIPSGDEGSDAPERTASGSAAGAAGDADGTVRPDGGSVGVESPFEVVSSVEETRLDKLRKFYDSYIRAPFFIVWTDWRARIGFTIVFTYLLMGIVGPYVIEPTEVGEAGALAKPFENWDYPLGTDQMGRDLLSQVVFSTTEILKMVFAGALATVGVGTMVGAIAGYKGGWVDTVLSSITDIFINLPGFPTVMVLALLLPIGSNPYMVGLLLSIAAWGGLARAIRSQMLTLRSESFVEASRAMGIPSRDIIFKEIVPHLMPFVVINLTNAARRVIFSAVGLYYLGILPFENLNWGITLNQAYQSGAHYRPGALHWFLVPMIAIIVFSIGLILLGQSLDRVFNPRVRARHEKRSGETAADGESDEELTSKVGGV is encoded by the coding sequence ATGACCGACGACAACCGCCCGGACCGCACCGACCACGCCGAGGCGCTGGAGTCGATCCCCTCGGGCGACGAGGGGAGCGACGCGCCCGAGCGAACGGCCTCCGGGTCCGCGGCGGGCGCCGCCGGGGACGCGGACGGGACCGTCCGCCCGGACGGCGGGAGCGTCGGCGTCGAATCGCCGTTCGAGGTCGTCTCCTCGGTCGAGGAGACGCGCCTCGACAAGTTACGGAAGTTCTACGACTCGTACATCCGGGCGCCCTTCTTCATCGTCTGGACGGACTGGCGCGCCAGGATCGGCTTCACGATCGTCTTCACGTACCTGCTGATGGGGATCGTCGGCCCGTACGTCATCGAACCGACCGAGGTCGGCGAGGCGGGCGCGCTCGCCAAGCCGTTCGAGAACTGGGACTACCCGCTCGGGACCGACCAGATGGGGCGGGACCTGCTCTCGCAGGTGGTGTTCTCGACGACGGAGATCCTGAAGATGGTCTTCGCGGGCGCGCTGGCGACCGTCGGCGTCGGGACGATGGTCGGCGCTATCGCCGGCTACAAGGGCGGCTGGGTCGACACCGTCCTCTCGTCGATCACGGACATCTTCATCAACCTGCCCGGGTTCCCCACGGTGATGGTGCTCGCGCTGCTGTTGCCGATCGGGAGCAACCCGTACATGGTGGGGCTCCTGCTCTCCATCGCCGCGTGGGGCGGGCTCGCGCGGGCGATCCGGTCGCAGATGCTGACGCTGCGCTCGGAGTCGTTCGTCGAGGCCTCGCGGGCGATGGGCATCCCCTCGCGGGACATCATCTTCAAGGAGATCGTCCCGCACCTGATGCCGTTCGTCGTCATCAACCTGACCAACGCCGCCCGCCGGGTGATCTTCTCGGCCGTCGGGCTGTACTACCTCGGGATCCTCCCGTTCGAGAACCTCAACTGGGGGATCACGCTCAACCAGGCCTACCAGTCGGGCGCCCACTACCGGCCGGGCGCGCTCCACTGGTTCCTGGTGCCGATGATCGCCATCATCGTCTTCTCGATCGGCCTGATCCTCCTCGGGCAGTCGCTGGACCGGGTGTTCAACCCGCGGGTCCGCGCCCGCCACGAGAAGCGCTCCGGCGAGACGGCGGCCGACGGCGAGAGCGACGAGGAACTGACCAGCAAGGTCGGAGGTGTCTGA
- a CDS encoding ABC transporter ATP-binding protein: MTVSETDYERTVAHSDPILQMRDTTVSFDMERGESRVLDSVDMDIERNEVLGVVGESGSGKSMFASALLDAVVDPGLLRGDITYNPGDGESLDVLELSKQERKAYRWEEVSMVFQGAMSSFNPVRDIETHFVETLEAHDYDVPEGMDRARQLLSDLYLDPERILNSYPHELSGGMKQRALIALSLILEPEVLVMDEPTAALDLLMQRSIISLLENLKERYDLTIVFITHDLPLVADIADRVGVLYAFEFVELGPTEEILEDAAHPYTRKLLKSTPNLESPIENMRPVEGSAPDPVNVPEGCSFHPRCPLADDQCIEQDPGPYDAGDGRFVHCHHWEHAAEEIPMDEFTDPDAGAPSRAARETVDRGGEDPVLSLDDVEVHFDQESGMLDFFDDAPPVKAVDGIDLDIYENDVVVLVGESGCGKTTLGKTAVGLQRPTGGSVEYRGHDIWDVRDGDGDGSIAWSEIRRSLQIVHQDPGSALNPHRRNNKILEAPLKRWHDDLDGNDRRQRVLSMLEHVGMTPPEDYYERYPHQLSGGEQQRVALIRAMLMNPEVILADEPVSALDVSLRVEMMDLLIELQNMFDTSYLFISHDLSNARYIAERTGGRIGVLYLGELVEIGPPEQVINNPQHPYTQALRWATPELDPEEERAEESPIREIDIPDPTNPPSGCRYHTRCPEAREVCAEQTPGSYAAEDGSDLHRGACFRMVDDHEYWSSESIVDEDETGFDAGADDAAGTAPSDD, from the coding sequence ATGACCGTATCCGAGACCGACTACGAACGGACGGTGGCGCACAGCGACCCGATCCTGCAGATGCGGGATACGACGGTGTCGTTCGACATGGAGCGCGGCGAGTCGCGCGTCCTCGACAGCGTCGACATGGACATCGAGCGCAACGAGGTGCTCGGCGTCGTCGGCGAGTCGGGGTCGGGCAAGTCGATGTTCGCCTCGGCGCTGCTCGACGCCGTCGTCGACCCCGGCCTCCTCCGGGGCGACATCACCTACAACCCCGGCGACGGCGAGTCGCTCGACGTGCTCGAACTGAGCAAGCAGGAACGCAAGGCCTACCGCTGGGAGGAGGTGTCGATGGTGTTCCAGGGCGCGATGTCGTCGTTCAACCCCGTCCGGGACATCGAGACCCACTTCGTCGAGACGCTGGAGGCCCACGACTACGACGTGCCGGAGGGCATGGACCGGGCCCGCCAGCTGCTCTCGGACCTGTATCTCGACCCCGAACGCATCCTGAACTCCTACCCCCACGAGCTGTCGGGCGGGATGAAACAGCGCGCGCTGATCGCGCTGAGCCTGATCCTCGAACCCGAGGTGCTCGTGATGGACGAGCCGACGGCGGCGCTGGACCTGCTCATGCAGCGGTCGATCATCTCGCTGCTGGAGAACCTCAAGGAGCGGTACGACCTCACCATCGTCTTCATCACGCACGACCTGCCGCTGGTGGCCGACATCGCCGACCGCGTCGGCGTGCTCTATGCCTTCGAGTTCGTCGAACTCGGCCCGACCGAGGAGATCCTGGAGGACGCGGCTCACCCCTACACGCGGAAACTCCTGAAGTCGACGCCGAACCTTGAGTCGCCGATCGAGAACATGCGGCCGGTCGAGGGGTCGGCGCCGGATCCGGTAAACGTCCCCGAGGGCTGTTCGTTCCACCCGCGCTGTCCGCTCGCCGACGACCAGTGTATCGAACAGGATCCCGGCCCGTACGACGCCGGCGACGGCCGGTTCGTCCACTGTCACCACTGGGAGCACGCCGCCGAGGAGATCCCGATGGACGAGTTCACCGACCCCGACGCCGGCGCGCCGAGCCGCGCGGCCCGGGAGACGGTCGACCGCGGCGGCGAGGACCCGGTGCTGTCGCTCGACGACGTCGAGGTCCACTTCGACCAGGAGTCGGGCATGCTCGACTTCTTCGACGACGCGCCGCCGGTCAAGGCGGTCGACGGCATCGACCTCGACATCTACGAGAACGACGTGGTCGTGCTGGTCGGCGAGTCCGGCTGCGGGAAGACGACGCTGGGCAAGACCGCCGTCGGCCTCCAGCGGCCGACCGGCGGCAGCGTCGAGTACCGCGGCCACGACATCTGGGACGTGCGCGACGGCGACGGCGACGGGTCGATCGCCTGGAGCGAGATCCGCCGCTCGCTGCAGATCGTCCACCAGGACCCCGGCAGCGCGCTGAACCCCCACCGCCGCAACAACAAGATCCTGGAGGCGCCGCTGAAGCGCTGGCACGACGACCTCGACGGCAACGACCGCCGCCAGCGCGTCCTGAGCATGCTCGAACACGTCGGGATGACGCCGCCCGAGGACTACTACGAGCGCTACCCCCACCAGCTGTCGGGCGGGGAACAGCAGCGCGTCGCGCTCATCCGCGCGATGCTGATGAACCCCGAGGTCATCCTCGCCGACGAGCCCGTCTCGGCGCTCGACGTGAGCCTCCGCGTCGAGATGATGGACCTGCTCATCGAGCTGCAGAACATGTTCGACACGTCGTACCTGTTCATCAGCCACGACCTCTCGAACGCCCGCTACATCGCCGAGCGGACCGGCGGGCGCATCGGCGTGCTCTACCTCGGCGAACTGGTCGAGATCGGGCCGCCCGAGCAGGTCATCAACAACCCCCAGCACCCCTACACGCAGGCGCTGCGCTGGGCGACGCCGGAGCTCGACCCCGAGGAGGAGCGGGCCGAGGAGTCGCCGATCCGCGAGATCGACATCCCGGACCCGACGAACCCGCCCAGCGGCTGCCGCTACCACACCCGCTGCCCGGAGGCCCGCGAGGTCTGCGCCGAGCAGACCCCCGGCTCGTACGCGGCCGAGGACGGGAGCGACCTCCACCGCGGGGCCTGCTTCCGGATGGTCGACGACCACGAGTACTGGTCGAGCGAGTCGATCGTCGACGAGGACGAGACGGGCTTCGACGCCGGCGCCGACGACGCCGCCGGCACCGCCCCCTCGGACGACTGA
- a CDS encoding DUF4352 domain-containing protein — MDRRAFLATAAAVTAGCGQAGSSGTPTDGAGTATDTPAESPTDTPTETPTAAPPSVQVTDVSAPSGIEIGTNGTLSVTLENAGGREGQFSAPVEARIGTGAWATTGRTVSAAVPAGESVTETVDLPPNDHVEPASYRLAEADPVARTRFVARELSLGEAHTLPNGVALSVEAAEFAEAYTYEGEDGETTLAPTDGEKWAVGTLRAENTADETARAPLISDIALFRGEQEFSHHYAGDNRDRYRGGDLAAGAVSEGDLPTDVPLDADRSDLRVEYSEALDDGRVTVRWSLTD, encoded by the coding sequence ATGGACCGGCGCGCCTTTCTCGCGACAGCAGCGGCAGTCACGGCCGGGTGCGGACAGGCCGGCAGTTCCGGGACGCCCACCGACGGGGCCGGGACGGCGACCGACACACCCGCGGAATCGCCAACCGACACACCGACCGAGACGCCGACAGCCGCGCCCCCCTCGGTCCAGGTGACCGACGTGTCGGCCCCCTCCGGGATCGAGATCGGAACGAACGGGACGCTCTCGGTGACGCTGGAGAACGCCGGCGGACGTGAGGGACAGTTCTCCGCACCCGTCGAGGCGCGGATCGGGACCGGCGCCTGGGCGACCACCGGGAGGACGGTGTCGGCGGCCGTCCCAGCCGGCGAGTCGGTCACCGAGACCGTCGACCTCCCGCCGAACGACCACGTCGAACCGGCCTCGTACCGGCTGGCCGAGGCCGACCCCGTCGCGCGGACCCGCTTCGTCGCCCGGGAGCTATCGCTCGGCGAGGCGCACACGCTCCCGAACGGCGTCGCCCTCTCGGTCGAGGCCGCCGAGTTCGCCGAGGCGTACACCTACGAGGGCGAGGACGGGGAGACGACCCTCGCGCCGACCGACGGCGAGAAGTGGGCCGTCGGGACGCTCCGGGCGGAGAACACCGCCGACGAGACGGCGCGGGCGCCGCTGATCTCCGACATCGCCCTCTTCCGCGGGGAGCAGGAGTTCTCACACCACTACGCCGGCGACAACCGCGACCGCTACCGCGGCGGCGACCTCGCCGCCGGCGCGGTCAGCGAGGGCGACCTCCCGACCGACGTGCCCCTGGACGCCGACCGGAGCGACCTCAGAGTCGAGTACAGCGAGGCGCTCGACGACGGCCGGGTGACGGTGCGCTGGTCGCTCACCGACTGA
- a CDS encoding enolase C-terminal domain-like protein, with translation MEISDIETVAFTCESAKARDGKGHAHPGPPVERVRRITRVAVDGGPDGYCLGGDPATNEFASDALAGEDPRERERIRRRLRRSGRLRRSTLSETTVSRVDCALWDAAGKHYGEPVYRLLGGHRERVPAYASTMVGDDDPDGLGTPEAYADFAETLVDRGYPAVKLHTWMPPYDADPERVIAACRAVRERVGPGVELMLDSHHFYTRTEARRIGDALADLAFAWFEEPMDEHSVGSYEWLTDEVDVPVVGPETAEGGAQTRAEWLRRDAADIGRVGVHDVGGLTPALKAVHAYEAFGVECELHGGNLPNLHLLAAMAECGEYYERGLLHPDYDYDGARPFLATPLDQLDDDGCVRVPQSPGLGYDFDWDFVEANRVEP, from the coding sequence ATGGAGATCAGCGATATCGAGACGGTCGCGTTCACCTGCGAGTCCGCGAAGGCGCGCGACGGGAAGGGCCACGCCCATCCCGGCCCGCCGGTCGAGCGGGTCCGGCGGATCACCCGGGTCGCCGTCGACGGCGGGCCGGACGGCTACTGCCTCGGCGGCGACCCGGCGACCAACGAGTTCGCGAGCGACGCGCTGGCCGGCGAGGACCCCCGCGAGCGCGAGCGGATCCGCCGGCGGCTCCGCCGCTCCGGGCGACTCAGGCGGAGCACGCTCTCCGAGACGACGGTGTCGCGGGTCGACTGCGCGCTGTGGGACGCCGCGGGGAAGCACTACGGCGAACCGGTGTACCGGCTGCTGGGCGGCCACCGCGAGCGGGTCCCCGCCTACGCGAGCACGATGGTCGGCGACGACGACCCCGACGGGCTGGGGACCCCCGAGGCCTACGCCGACTTCGCGGAGACGCTCGTCGACCGCGGGTACCCCGCGGTGAAACTCCACACCTGGATGCCGCCGTACGACGCCGACCCCGAGCGGGTTATCGCCGCCTGCCGCGCCGTCCGCGAGCGCGTCGGTCCCGGGGTCGAACTGATGCTCGACTCCCATCACTTCTACACGCGGACCGAGGCCAGGCGCATCGGCGACGCGCTCGCCGACCTGGCGTTCGCGTGGTTCGAGGAGCCGATGGACGAGCACTCGGTCGGGTCCTACGAGTGGCTGACCGACGAGGTCGACGTGCCCGTGGTCGGCCCCGAGACGGCCGAGGGCGGCGCCCAGACCCGCGCGGAGTGGCTCCGGCGCGACGCCGCGGACATCGGCCGGGTCGGAGTCCACGACGTGGGCGGGCTCACGCCGGCGCTGAAGGCGGTTCACGCCTACGAGGCGTTCGGCGTCGAGTGCGAGCTCCACGGCGGGAACCTGCCGAACCTGCACCTGCTCGCCGCGATGGCCGAGTGCGGCGAGTACTACGAGCGCGGGCTGCTGCACCCCGACTACGACTACGACGGCGCCCGGCCGTTCCTCGCGACGCCGCTGGACCAGCTGGACGACGACGGGTGCGTCCGCGTCCCGCAGTCGCCGGGGCTGGGCTACGACTTCGACTGGGACTTCGTCGAAGCAAATCGGGTGGAGCCATGA
- a CDS encoding ABC transporter substrate-binding protein: protein MPDFDNWRAEASTRRNFLRAGAAGSVLMLAGCSGNGDSTPTSGDGGDGGDGGDGGDGGDGGDGGDGGDGMSGVNDARFRLFDHANTAPPERHLNPWNPAQSGAWWPGAAIMDRPAAYSPSADEIIPIMIDDWEMTDDTTLEATFRDDYTWHNGDQFVAQDYVMEQQIELEILKAQAEDGENAHVAMESIEAVDDQLVRVNLHTPYAPKFAMQNTIADYHGNLARGVFTKHDDDQWSDWHDRLRNSSGDDKTAVIEEITTASYPEITDSEQAIGHGPFQIADVGDNIIVCELYEDHPNAENINFREFAMRNFPNTNQPVQPYASNQIDATAGGFPVQDDLKGQLPDTHSLYREARSANSLFTFNCGANNDYDTPVNDRNVRKAICHVFNRQGVDQLLQGVKRRFEWPPCRVPGRILEIGDHEATEWVQDFEMYGQNDTERAAEYLRRSDFERDSNGNWFTPDGERFELNFLNATERVDFQVLQQNLEEFGITVSQESVDTATFDERRQNGEYEMIPDGSSANGITAMWAPGLVVDWLSSLAQFSMEQTIPMPIGDPEGSSGTKDINVADHIQSWQTTGDSQYHKELMWWWNQHVPEHENMYEPDAGAFNTANWSLNADPQITEGIDDALFIATKVGDGIEYTGN from the coding sequence ATGCCAGACTTTGACAACTGGCGGGCAGAAGCGAGTACGAGACGCAACTTCCTCCGCGCCGGCGCGGCCGGGAGCGTCCTCATGCTCGCCGGGTGCTCGGGTAACGGCGACAGTACACCGACCTCCGGCGACGGCGGGGACGGTGGCGACGGTGGCGACGGTGGCGACGGCGGGGACGGCGGCGATGGCGGGGACGGCGGCGACGGGATGTCCGGCGTCAACGACGCCCGGTTCCGCCTGTTCGACCACGCCAACACCGCGCCGCCGGAGCGGCACCTGAACCCGTGGAACCCGGCCCAGTCCGGCGCCTGGTGGCCGGGCGCGGCGATCATGGACCGCCCGGCGGCCTACAGCCCGTCGGCCGACGAGATCATCCCCATCATGATCGACGACTGGGAGATGACCGACGACACGACGCTGGAGGCCACCTTCCGCGACGACTACACGTGGCACAACGGCGACCAGTTCGTCGCCCAGGACTACGTGATGGAGCAGCAGATCGAGCTGGAGATCCTCAAGGCCCAGGCCGAGGACGGCGAGAACGCCCACGTCGCGATGGAGAGCATCGAGGCGGTCGACGACCAGCTCGTCCGCGTCAACCTCCACACGCCGTACGCGCCGAAGTTCGCGATGCAGAACACCATCGCGGACTACCACGGCAACCTCGCGCGCGGCGTCTTCACCAAACACGACGACGACCAGTGGAGCGACTGGCACGACCGCCTGCGCAACAGCTCGGGCGACGACAAGACGGCGGTCATCGAGGAGATCACGACGGCGAGCTACCCGGAGATCACGGACTCCGAGCAGGCTATCGGGCACGGCCCCTTCCAGATCGCCGACGTGGGCGACAACATCATCGTCTGCGAGCTCTACGAGGACCACCCCAACGCCGAGAACATCAACTTCCGGGAGTTCGCCATGCGGAACTTCCCGAACACCAACCAGCCGGTCCAGCCGTACGCGAGCAACCAGATCGACGCGACGGCCGGCGGCTTCCCGGTGCAGGACGACCTCAAGGGTCAGCTGCCCGACACGCACTCGCTGTACCGCGAGGCGCGGTCGGCCAACAGCCTGTTCACGTTCAACTGCGGCGCCAACAACGACTACGACACGCCGGTCAACGACCGGAACGTCCGGAAGGCGATCTGCCACGTCTTCAACCGGCAGGGCGTCGACCAGCTGCTCCAGGGCGTCAAGCGCCGCTTCGAGTGGCCGCCCTGCCGCGTCCCGGGCCGCATCCTCGAGATCGGCGACCACGAGGCCACCGAGTGGGTCCAGGACTTCGAGATGTACGGCCAGAACGACACCGAGCGCGCGGCCGAGTACCTCCGGCGCTCGGACTTCGAGCGGGACAGCAACGGTAACTGGTTCACCCCGGACGGCGAGCGCTTCGAGCTGAACTTCCTCAACGCCACCGAGCGCGTCGACTTCCAGGTGCTCCAGCAGAACCTCGAGGAGTTCGGCATCACCGTCTCCCAGGAGTCCGTCGACACGGCGACGTTCGACGAGCGCCGACAGAACGGCGAGTACGAGATGATCCCCGACGGCTCCTCGGCCAACGGCATCACTGCGATGTGGGCGCCGGGCCTGGTCGTCGACTGGCTCTCCAGTCTCGCGCAGTTCTCGATGGAGCAGACCATCCCGATGCCCATCGGCGACCCCGAGGGGTCGTCCGGGACCAAGGACATCAACGTCGCCGACCACATCCAGAGCTGGCAGACCACCGGCGACTCCCAGTACCACAAGGAGCTGATGTGGTGGTGGAACCAGCACGTCCCGGAGCACGAGAACATGTACGAGCCCGACGCGGGCGCGTTCAACACGGCGAACTGGTCGCTCAACGCCGACCCCCAGATCACCGAGGGGATCGACGACGCGCTGTTCATCGCGACGAAGGTCGGCGACGGCATCGAGTACACCGGGAACTGA
- a CDS encoding PPC domain-containing DNA-binding protein, translating into MESFESDDGHVVVRLDRGDMALESIEAACEAHDVDTGAVVSGIGTFSNLNIHYVDRTDLPDEQAARNVDLELEGSWEVTNIGGAIADGEPHLHVTAFNGERTVGGHLEEGCEVNVLGEFTIRKFEGLSLTREPGQHNVSQLTER; encoded by the coding sequence ATGGAATCGTTCGAATCCGACGACGGACACGTAGTCGTCCGTCTGGACCGCGGCGACATGGCGCTGGAATCGATCGAGGCGGCCTGCGAGGCCCACGACGTGGACACCGGCGCGGTGGTGTCGGGGATCGGCACGTTCAGCAACCTCAACATCCACTACGTCGACCGGACCGACCTGCCCGACGAGCAGGCCGCCCGAAACGTCGACCTCGAACTCGAAGGGTCGTGGGAGGTCACGAATATCGGCGGCGCTATCGCCGACGGGGAACCGCATCTCCACGTGACGGCGTTCAACGGGGAGCGGACCGTCGGCGGCCACCTGGAGGAGGGCTGCGAGGTGAACGTCCTCGGGGAGTTCACGATCCGGAAGTTCGAGGGGCTGTCGCTGACGCGGGAACCCGGCCAGCACAACGTCTCGCAGTTGACCGAGCGGTAG
- a CDS encoding ABC transporter permease: MVNIDWRLRRIGQTVFTSWAVITLSFVIVRMMPGNPMGAMIQQLERRGLDPARARELVELRLSVDPTKPIPAAYVEYMINMAQGNLGQSVYYQDSVVDIIAQALPWTLFVLSWATFISFFIGISVGALMAYWEGGKLDVGLTSWAILMGSIPFYVLAIMLLIFMAYRWGWFPTGGRRPTGLEPGLTWPYISGVVRHAALPILSMIVASGIASLGMRGNAIRVLGEDYLRVARLRGLSDVTISTQYVARNAILPMYTTLLISIGEMFGGSVILEQVFQYRGIGWYMLSATYQRDYPLMMGGFVVITLAVVIALLLADLTYGYLDPRAKGQESESY; the protein is encoded by the coding sequence ATGGTAAACATAGACTGGCGTCTGCGCAGAATCGGGCAGACAGTGTTCACGTCGTGGGCCGTGATCACGCTCTCGTTCGTGATCGTTCGGATGATGCCGGGGAACCCGATGGGGGCGATGATCCAGCAGCTCGAACGCAGGGGACTGGACCCGGCCCGGGCGCGGGAGCTGGTGGAACTCCGGCTGAGCGTCGACCCGACGAAACCGATCCCGGCGGCGTACGTCGAGTACATGATCAACATGGCCCAGGGGAACCTCGGCCAGTCGGTGTACTACCAGGACTCGGTCGTCGACATCATCGCACAGGCGTTGCCCTGGACGCTGTTCGTGCTGAGCTGGGCGACGTTCATCAGCTTCTTCATCGGCATCTCCGTCGGCGCCCTGATGGCGTACTGGGAGGGTGGGAAACTGGACGTGGGGCTGACCTCGTGGGCGATCCTCATGGGGTCGATCCCCTTCTACGTCCTCGCGATCATGTTGCTCATCTTCATGGCCTACCGCTGGGGGTGGTTCCCGACCGGTGGCCGCCGACCGACGGGGCTCGAACCGGGGCTGACCTGGCCGTACATCTCGGGGGTGGTCAGGCACGCGGCGCTGCCGATACTGTCGATGATCGTCGCCTCAGGGATCGCCTCGCTGGGGATGCGTGGCAACGCCATCCGCGTGCTCGGCGAGGACTACCTGCGCGTCGCCCGCCTGCGCGGGCTCTCGGACGTGACCATCTCGACGCAGTACGTCGCCCGCAACGCCATCCTGCCGATGTACACGACGCTGCTGATCAGCATCGGCGAGATGTTCGGCGGGTCGGTCATCCTCGAACAGGTGTTCCAGTACCGGGGGATCGGCTGGTACATGCTGTCGGCGACCTACCAGCGGGACTACCCGCTGATGATGGGCGGGTTCGTCGTCATCACGCTCGCGGTCGTCATCGCCCTGCTGCTGGCCGACCTCACCTACGGCTACCTCGACCCGCGGGCGAAGGGACAGGAAAGTGAGAGCTACTGA